One genomic window of Actinoplanes lobatus includes the following:
- a CDS encoding PDGLE domain-containing protein, whose product MKKKAFLIAGLLVALLLAGVVSNFASGSPDGLDYAAREGCTFNAGGEITGGACMAQREGEHQLGDSPLADYAIAGIDNEFLATGLSGVAGVLITFAIGGGLFWLLRRRDRASS is encoded by the coding sequence ATGAAGAAGAAGGCGTTCCTGATCGCCGGCCTGCTGGTCGCCCTGCTGCTGGCCGGAGTGGTGTCCAACTTCGCCTCCGGCAGCCCGGACGGCCTGGACTACGCGGCCCGGGAGGGCTGCACGTTCAACGCCGGCGGCGAGATCACCGGCGGCGCCTGCATGGCCCAGCGGGAGGGTGAGCACCAGCTCGGCGACAGCCCCCTGGCCGACTACGCGATCGCCGGCATCGACAACGAGTTCCTGGCCACCGGGCTGTCCGGGGTGGCCGGGGTGCTGATCACCTTCGCGATCGGCGGCGGCCTGTTCTGGCTGCTGCGGCGGCGGGACAGGGCGTCTTCTTGA
- the cbiQ gene encoding cobalt ECF transporter T component CbiQ, whose amino-acid sequence MNNSLHLDRESPIHRLSPEVKIVAVLLFTVIVVVTPREEFAAFAGYAVLIAIVAALARVPAGWLLKRATIELPFVLLAVVLPFAGHGEQVEWLGMSLSVEGLYGAWNIVAKGTLGVLASLLLAATTTTRDLIIGLDRLRCPDVITQIMTFMVRYLDVLADDARRMRIARLARGYDPRFLWQVKAFAVGIGALFLRSYERGERVYLAMLSRGYAGRMPVTVGAPAPAREWVLSAALPVASAGIAVTALLA is encoded by the coding sequence TTGAACAACTCGCTGCACCTCGACCGGGAGAGCCCGATCCACCGGCTCTCCCCCGAGGTGAAGATCGTGGCGGTGCTGCTCTTCACCGTGATCGTGGTGGTCACGCCGCGCGAGGAGTTCGCCGCCTTCGCCGGGTACGCCGTCCTGATCGCGATCGTCGCCGCGCTGGCCCGGGTGCCGGCCGGCTGGCTGCTCAAGCGGGCCACCATCGAGCTGCCGTTCGTGCTGCTCGCCGTGGTGCTGCCGTTCGCCGGGCACGGCGAGCAGGTGGAGTGGCTGGGCATGTCGTTGTCGGTCGAGGGCCTCTACGGGGCGTGGAACATCGTCGCCAAGGGCACCCTCGGTGTGCTGGCGTCGCTGCTGCTCGCCGCGACCACCACCACCCGTGACCTGATCATCGGGCTGGACCGGCTGCGCTGCCCGGACGTGATCACCCAGATCATGACGTTCATGGTGCGCTACCTGGACGTCCTGGCCGACGACGCCCGCCGGATGCGGATCGCCCGGCTGGCCCGCGGCTACGATCCGCGGTTCCTCTGGCAGGTGAAGGCGTTCGCGGTCGGCATCGGGGCGCTGTTCCTGCGCTCCTACGAGCGCGGCGAGCGGGTCTACCTGGCCATGCTGTCGCGTGGTTACGCCGGGCGGATGCCGGTCACGGTGGGCGCGCCGGCGCCGGCCCGCGAATGGGTGCTTTCCGCCGCACTCCCGGTGGCCTCCGCCGGGATCGCCGTAACGGCCCTCTTAGCATGA
- a CDS encoding NACHT domain-containing protein — protein MARSLSYADAARLLGGPESRVVALLEKTASWLMLGTAPLVSEVLGWFDAKADLARLSHRLVRDLSERRSGLSRYGRTERIEAAHTVIVVAAFFEGLSEVRLPAELTRGEQIALGTGGPAAPGDLVTQIMTAGRLLPGPERSLSDFRRTLRGYYHDLADGLARFLDGLAVVADLTGSDRARIADALTSVALSSTARYDEALLRLSTDFPEVAYWTDRQEQRAVRAALTEMSPVLLAIHTGQAPDQRRAGLAAAYRDDLDRPVVDSGDLPDGITVPTLGEAYLPPRFRVPGDAGQAPVSDDDWWSRLPVRDDLRDFLIGHLTSPRAVQTPLLVLGQPGSGKSVFTRVLSAGLPATEFLPVRVVLRDTPSLDQIQDQVEYAIRDATGERLDWPALVRSAGDALPVVLLDGFDELLQATGVSQTDYLERVAAFQRREAAQGRPVAVVVTSRIAVANRARTPAGTLTIRLEPFDEQQIATWLAVWNRANAAGFAARRLAPLAADSVLTHRHLAEQPLLLLMLALYDADGNALQRVGTSLRQDQLYERLLRSFATREVIKQRPGLPARDLAAAVEEELRRLAVVAFAMFNRSALWVNETDLEADLAGLLGPVHQAPGGLRAALRPAELTLGRFFFVHRARAGAALDAVETYEFLHATFTEFFVARLTWQVLLDVAAQASVSTSPFGPAPVHDDLLRALLSHQPLSRRSTIIDFLTETAWAERHAVRDSLKALLLRLFQALPHSPAGQRYAGYQPSGHGEPSRYAAYSANLLLLLVCVSDRIHASDLFPGRPDIVGDWSSQALLWQSQLTSGSWNSFIERLAVERITTAGGRDIRIGLYIGVWSPSSVNLSWSLGPPAADTDRPVWLRTGFFAEEEERRRTTNFVCLPAGDMTEHLLDALRPGSSDWHLNRFVGLPGSDFEAPVHAILELWFAPSPTAYQRCVQIATCAAPEWAETIQLHCTEAILDRLTTDLAIRPAEATTILEQLGSGSGDSDLERLSPAFWNSDLSQRFLRCVLRFLGRAPETDNRLVQLMHGLLGFKVPRLDAVLLADLLVRLHELGLPIPPGAMPGSREKFESLTRKVARQRPDLVKRLAPLAPDG, from the coding sequence GTGGCCAGGTCACTCAGTTACGCCGACGCCGCCCGGCTTCTCGGCGGTCCGGAGAGTAGGGTCGTCGCCCTCCTGGAGAAGACGGCGAGCTGGCTCATGCTGGGCACGGCGCCGCTGGTCAGCGAGGTGCTCGGCTGGTTCGACGCGAAAGCGGATCTGGCCCGCCTCAGCCATCGGCTGGTCCGCGACCTGTCCGAGCGCCGTTCCGGGCTCTCCCGTTACGGGCGCACCGAGCGGATCGAGGCCGCCCACACCGTCATCGTGGTCGCCGCCTTCTTCGAGGGACTGTCCGAGGTGCGCCTGCCCGCCGAGCTGACCCGCGGCGAACAGATCGCGCTGGGCACCGGCGGCCCGGCCGCTCCCGGCGATCTCGTCACCCAGATCATGACCGCCGGCCGCCTGCTGCCGGGCCCGGAGCGTTCCCTGAGCGACTTCCGCCGAACCCTGCGGGGCTACTACCACGATCTGGCGGACGGCTTGGCCCGGTTCCTCGACGGTCTCGCGGTCGTGGCGGACCTGACCGGATCCGACCGCGCCCGGATCGCCGACGCGCTGACCTCGGTCGCCCTCTCCTCGACCGCCCGTTACGACGAGGCCCTCCTGCGGCTCAGCACCGACTTCCCCGAGGTCGCCTACTGGACGGACCGCCAGGAGCAGCGCGCCGTCCGCGCCGCGCTGACCGAGATGTCCCCGGTTTTGCTGGCCATCCACACCGGGCAAGCGCCGGACCAGCGGCGGGCCGGGCTGGCCGCAGCCTACCGCGACGACTTGGACCGGCCGGTGGTCGACAGCGGGGACCTGCCGGACGGCATCACCGTGCCCACCCTCGGCGAGGCCTATCTGCCACCACGGTTTCGAGTGCCCGGCGACGCCGGGCAGGCACCGGTCAGCGATGACGACTGGTGGTCACGGTTGCCGGTGCGCGACGATCTGCGCGACTTCCTCATCGGGCACCTGACCTCGCCACGGGCCGTCCAGACCCCGCTGCTGGTGCTGGGTCAACCCGGTTCCGGCAAGTCGGTCTTCACCCGGGTGCTGTCGGCCGGCCTGCCCGCCACCGAGTTCCTGCCGGTCCGGGTCGTGCTCCGCGACACCCCGTCCCTCGATCAAATTCAAGACCAGGTGGAGTACGCGATTCGCGACGCCACCGGGGAACGGCTCGACTGGCCGGCCCTGGTCCGGTCGGCCGGCGACGCGCTGCCCGTCGTCCTGCTCGACGGCTTCGACGAGTTGTTGCAGGCCACTGGTGTGAGCCAGACCGACTACCTGGAGCGGGTCGCCGCTTTCCAGCGCCGTGAGGCTGCCCAGGGCCGCCCGGTCGCGGTCGTGGTGACAAGCCGGATCGCGGTGGCGAACCGGGCACGGACCCCGGCCGGGACCCTGACGATCCGCTTGGAACCGTTCGACGAGCAGCAGATCGCCACCTGGCTGGCCGTCTGGAACCGGGCGAACGCCGCCGGTTTCGCCGCCCGCCGGCTCGCGCCGCTGGCCGCCGACAGCGTGCTGACCCACCGGCATCTCGCCGAGCAGCCGTTGCTGCTGCTCATGCTGGCCCTCTACGACGCCGACGGCAACGCGTTGCAGCGGGTCGGCACGAGCCTGCGGCAGGACCAGCTCTACGAGCGGCTGCTGCGCAGTTTCGCCACCCGCGAGGTGATCAAACAGCGGCCCGGCCTGCCCGCCCGGGATCTAGCGGCCGCCGTCGAGGAGGAGTTGCGACGGCTCGCCGTGGTGGCGTTCGCGATGTTCAACCGGTCGGCGCTGTGGGTGAACGAGACCGACCTGGAGGCGGATCTGGCCGGTCTGCTCGGCCCGGTCCACCAGGCGCCGGGCGGTCTGCGGGCCGCGTTGCGCCCGGCCGAGCTGACACTCGGGCGATTCTTCTTCGTCCATCGGGCACGGGCGGGGGCCGCCCTCGACGCCGTCGAGACCTACGAGTTCCTGCACGCCACCTTCACCGAGTTCTTCGTGGCCCGGCTCACCTGGCAGGTGCTGCTCGACGTGGCAGCGCAGGCGTCGGTGTCCACCTCGCCGTTCGGGCCGGCCCCGGTGCACGACGATCTGCTGCGGGCACTGCTGTCGCATCAGCCGCTGAGCCGCCGGTCGACGATCATCGACTTTCTGACCGAGACGGCGTGGGCGGAGAGGCACGCTGTCCGGGACTCGCTGAAGGCGCTCCTGCTCCGGCTGTTCCAGGCTCTGCCACACAGCCCGGCGGGTCAGCGCTACGCCGGATATCAGCCGTCCGGCCACGGCGAGCCGTCACGGTATGCCGCCTACAGCGCCAACCTGCTGCTGCTCCTGGTCTGCGTAAGCGACCGAATTCACGCGAGCGATCTGTTCCCCGGCCGTCCGGACATCGTCGGCGACTGGAGCAGCCAGGCCCTGCTGTGGCAATCGCAGCTGACCAGCGGTAGCTGGAACAGTTTCATCGAGCGTCTCGCCGTGGAGCGGATCACCACCGCCGGGGGACGGGACATCCGCATCGGCCTCTACATCGGCGTGTGGTCACCGTCGTCCGTCAACCTGTCGTGGAGCCTCGGGCCACCCGCGGCCGACACCGACCGCCCGGTCTGGCTGCGCACCGGTTTCTTCGCCGAGGAGGAGGAACGGCGTCGCACCACCAATTTCGTCTGCCTGCCGGCGGGCGACATGACCGAACACCTCCTCGATGCGCTCAGGCCTGGTTCCTCCGACTGGCATCTCAACAGATTCGTCGGGCTGCCCGGGTCTGATTTCGAGGCACCGGTGCACGCGATTCTGGAGCTGTGGTTCGCGCCCTCACCCACGGCATACCAGCGGTGCGTCCAGATCGCGACGTGCGCCGCGCCCGAGTGGGCGGAGACGATCCAACTCCACTGCACGGAAGCGATCCTGGACCGCTTGACCACGGACCTCGCGATCCGGCCGGCCGAGGCCACCACCATTCTGGAGCAGCTGGGTTCAGGTTCGGGGGATTCCGATCTGGAGCGGTTGAGTCCGGCCTTCTGGAATTCCGATCTCTCTCAGAGATTCCTGCGCTGCGTGCTGAGGTTCCTCGGCCGGGCCCCCGAGACCGACAATCGGCTGGTCCAGCTGATGCACGGGCTTCTCGGCTTCAAGGTGCCCAGGCTTGATGCCGTCTTGCTCGCCGACCTGCTGGTTCGTCTCCACGAACTCGGGCTACCGATCCCACCCGGTGCGATGCCCGGTTCACGGGAGAAGTTCGAAAGCCTCACCCGCAAGGTCGCCAGGCAGCGACCTGACCTCGTCAAACGGCTCGCGCCGTTGGCGCCGGACGGCTGA
- a CDS encoding energy-coupling factor ABC transporter permease: MDTQAMHIANGIVDGPVSAIFLIVAAVGLAFCVWRAKLDLDDRLAPMAGLVAAFIFAVQMLNFQVLPGVSGHLLGGTLAVMLVGPYVGALCVATVLIVQCLLFADGGLTALGLNVTNMALIGAAAAYVLVAALLRVLPRNPAGLGATALIASVAGVVLASMGFVVEYALGGTTELSIGAIAATMAGVHTLIGIGEGLIAAVTVVTVARVRPDLVYALRHFRKPAPAFHKAGATA, encoded by the coding sequence ATGGACACGCAGGCGATGCACATCGCGAACGGGATCGTCGACGGTCCCGTCTCCGCGATCTTCCTGATAGTGGCGGCGGTGGGCCTCGCGTTCTGCGTGTGGCGCGCCAAGCTCGACCTCGACGATCGTCTCGCGCCGATGGCCGGTCTGGTGGCCGCGTTCATCTTCGCCGTCCAGATGCTCAACTTCCAGGTCCTGCCCGGGGTCTCCGGCCACCTGCTGGGCGGCACCCTCGCGGTGATGCTCGTCGGGCCGTACGTGGGGGCACTCTGCGTCGCCACCGTCCTGATCGTGCAGTGTCTGCTGTTCGCCGACGGCGGGCTGACCGCGCTCGGGCTGAACGTCACGAACATGGCCCTGATCGGGGCGGCGGCGGCGTACGTGCTGGTCGCCGCCCTGCTGCGGGTGCTCCCGAGGAACCCGGCCGGGCTCGGCGCCACCGCCCTGATCGCCTCGGTCGCCGGTGTGGTCCTGGCGTCGATGGGCTTCGTCGTGGAGTACGCGCTGGGCGGCACCACCGAGCTGTCGATCGGCGCGATCGCCGCCACCATGGCCGGGGTGCACACCCTGATCGGCATCGGTGAGGGCCTGATCGCCGCGGTCACCGTCGTCACGGTGGCCCGGGTCCGCCCCGACCTGGTCTACGCGCTGCGCCACTTCCGCAAGCCGGCCCCGGCTTTCCACAAGGCTGGAGCGACGGCATGA
- a CDS encoding phosphoketolase family protein, producing MIVTAVSDHRAATFDQQELVQKLAAPNDAEIASLDAWWRANNYLTVGQIYLQGNPLLREKLTSEHIKPRLLGHWGTSPGLSLIYAHVSRLIKQTGQQAIYLAGPGHGGPALVAAGYLEGTYSEVYPKVGLDEGGMLHLFRQFSSPGGIPSHVSVTTPGSIHEGGELGYVLVHAFGAVMDNPDLLAIAVVGDGEAETGPLEGSWKGVSFLNPAHDGAVLPILHLNGAKIAGPTVLARKDPAEVRKLFEGHGYDVLEVEGEDLPGMHHRFAAVLAEAWGKIRSIQTAARGGQWDGTRPHWPLIVMRTPKGWTGPEKIDGIKVTGTWRSHQVPLSGVKGNDDHLAELEKWLRSYKPEELFDATGAPVAKIMDLNPPGDLRMSATPHANGGLLTKDLDMPDFRDYAIDVKQPAQGRAESTRKLGELMRDLYTRNPDRFRLFCPDETNSNRLGAVFEVSDRGFMESVNDEDVKISNTGRVMEVLSEHNCHGWLEGYNLTGRHGMFATYEAFAMVSASQTVQHGKWLQEAAHLPWRAKVPSLNILLTSTAWRNDHNGFSHQGPGLIQVVLQQRGDVARVYLPPDANTLLSVADHCFRSRSYVNLIVIDKQPQLQWLTMDQAIEHCTKGAGIWEWAGNDDGERDPDVVLACAGDVVTMETVAAAQILNEKLPQMKVRVVNVVNLMTLPRPKDHPHGMPETMFRELFTDHVDVVFAFHGYPGAIHQLVHGRPDADRFRVRGFIEEGTTTTPFDMTVRNRASRYHLVMDAINNAKRLPAGASELKAWCQAQLAKHEQYVVEHLEDMPEVRDWSLGDWAEH from the coding sequence ATGATCGTGACCGCCGTTTCGGATCACCGGGCCGCCACGTTCGACCAGCAGGAGCTCGTGCAAAAGCTCGCGGCTCCGAACGACGCCGAGATCGCCAGCCTGGATGCCTGGTGGCGGGCGAACAACTACCTGACAGTCGGGCAGATCTATCTCCAGGGCAACCCGCTGCTGCGCGAGAAGCTCACGTCGGAACACATCAAGCCCCGCCTGCTCGGGCACTGGGGGACCAGCCCCGGCCTGTCGCTCATCTACGCCCACGTCTCCCGGCTCATCAAGCAGACCGGGCAGCAGGCCATCTACCTGGCCGGGCCCGGCCACGGCGGCCCCGCCCTGGTGGCGGCCGGCTACCTGGAGGGCACCTACTCCGAGGTCTACCCGAAGGTCGGCCTCGACGAGGGCGGCATGCTGCACCTGTTCCGCCAGTTCTCCTCGCCGGGCGGTATCCCGAGCCACGTCTCGGTGACCACGCCGGGCTCCATCCACGAGGGCGGTGAGCTGGGCTACGTGCTGGTCCACGCGTTCGGCGCGGTGATGGACAACCCGGACCTGCTGGCCATCGCGGTGGTCGGCGACGGTGAGGCGGAGACCGGCCCGCTGGAGGGCTCCTGGAAGGGCGTCTCCTTCCTGAACCCGGCCCACGACGGCGCGGTCCTGCCGATCCTGCACCTCAACGGCGCGAAGATCGCCGGACCGACGGTGCTGGCCCGCAAGGACCCGGCCGAGGTGCGCAAGCTGTTCGAGGGCCACGGCTACGACGTCCTCGAGGTCGAGGGCGAGGACCTGCCCGGCATGCACCACCGGTTCGCGGCGGTCCTGGCCGAGGCCTGGGGCAAGATCAGGAGCATCCAGACCGCGGCGCGCGGCGGTCAGTGGGACGGCACCCGGCCGCACTGGCCCCTCATCGTCATGCGTACGCCGAAGGGCTGGACCGGTCCGGAGAAGATCGACGGCATCAAGGTGACCGGCACGTGGCGTTCGCACCAGGTTCCGCTCTCCGGTGTCAAGGGCAACGACGACCACCTGGCCGAGCTGGAGAAGTGGCTGCGGTCGTACAAGCCGGAGGAGCTCTTCGACGCCACCGGCGCGCCGGTCGCCAAGATCATGGACCTGAATCCGCCCGGTGACCTGCGGATGAGCGCCACCCCGCACGCCAACGGCGGCCTGCTCACCAAAGACCTCGACATGCCGGACTTCCGGGACTACGCGATCGACGTGAAGCAGCCGGCCCAGGGCCGCGCCGAGTCGACCCGCAAGCTCGGTGAGCTGATGCGCGACCTCTACACCCGCAACCCGGACCGGTTCCGGCTGTTCTGCCCGGACGAGACGAACAGCAACCGGCTGGGCGCGGTGTTCGAGGTGTCCGACCGCGGCTTCATGGAGTCGGTCAACGACGAGGACGTCAAGATCAGCAACACCGGCCGGGTGATGGAGGTGCTGTCCGAGCACAACTGTCACGGCTGGCTGGAGGGCTACAACCTCACCGGGCGGCACGGCATGTTCGCCACCTACGAGGCGTTCGCCATGGTCAGCGCGTCGCAGACGGTCCAGCACGGCAAGTGGCTCCAGGAGGCGGCGCACCTGCCGTGGCGGGCCAAGGTGCCGAGCCTGAACATCCTGCTCACCTCGACGGCGTGGCGCAACGACCACAACGGCTTCTCGCACCAGGGCCCCGGCCTGATCCAGGTGGTGCTCCAGCAGCGCGGCGACGTGGCCCGGGTCTACCTGCCGCCGGACGCGAACACCCTGCTCTCGGTGGCCGACCACTGCTTCCGCTCCCGGTCGTACGTGAACCTGATCGTCATCGACAAGCAGCCGCAGCTCCAGTGGCTGACGATGGACCAGGCGATCGAGCACTGCACCAAGGGCGCCGGCATCTGGGAGTGGGCCGGCAACGACGACGGCGAGCGCGACCCGGACGTCGTCCTGGCCTGCGCCGGCGACGTGGTGACCATGGAGACCGTGGCGGCGGCGCAGATCCTCAACGAGAAGCTGCCGCAGATGAAGGTCCGGGTCGTCAACGTGGTCAACCTGATGACGCTGCCGCGGCCCAAGGACCACCCGCACGGCATGCCCGAGACCATGTTCCGTGAGCTGTTCACCGACCACGTGGACGTGGTGTTCGCCTTCCACGGCTACCCGGGCGCCATCCACCAGCTGGTGCACGGCCGGCCGGACGCCGACCGGTTCCGGGTGCGCGGCTTCATCGAGGAGGGCACCACCACCACGCCGTTCGACATGACGGTCCGCAACCGGGCGTCGCGCTACCACCTGGTGATGGACGCGATCAACAACGCGAAGCGGCTGCCGGCCGGCGCCAGCGAGCTGAAGGCCTGGTGCCAGGCGCAGCTGGCCAAGCACGAGCAGTACGTGGTGGAGCACCTGGAGGACATGCCGGAGGTCCGGGACTGGTCGCTGGGCGACTGGGCCGAGCACTGA
- a CDS encoding peptidoglycan-binding domain-containing protein, whose amino-acid sequence MTATLNPWPTTRQGSTDHPVQTLQYLLLAHGHTVTVDGVFGSETGDAVRAVQRAKNLPDNGVVDQATWRALLVAVRPGMRGSAVRGLQEEFALNGADGIYGPKTEAAIRDLQASIRDGGVPVEVDGVVGPQTWQALVSGLREAAPLTKVA is encoded by the coding sequence ATGACCGCAACCCTGAACCCCTGGCCGACGACCCGGCAGGGATCCACTGACCACCCGGTGCAGACGCTGCAATACCTGCTGCTCGCCCATGGTCACACGGTCACCGTCGATGGCGTTTTCGGCTCCGAGACCGGCGACGCGGTCCGCGCCGTCCAGCGCGCCAAGAACCTGCCCGACAACGGCGTGGTCGACCAGGCCACCTGGCGGGCACTGCTCGTCGCCGTGCGTCCGGGGATGCGGGGTAGCGCGGTCCGCGGCCTCCAGGAGGAGTTCGCCCTGAACGGCGCCGACGGCATCTACGGCCCCAAGACCGAGGCGGCGATCCGCGACCTCCAGGCCAGCATCCGCGACGGGGGAGTACCGGTCGAGGTGGACGGGGTGGTCGGCCCGCAGACCTGGCAGGCGCTGGTCAGCGGCCTGCGCGAGGCGGCTCCATTGACCAAGGTGGCCTGA
- a CDS encoding rhamnogalacturonan lyase B N-terminal domain-containing protein: MTSPQPQPRLNRRSLIKATGVGGLVIGAGALATVALPASAAAFGWSDDGSNYVVDTGADLVFKVSKSNGDLNSFVHRGVEYQGYGKNSHVESGLGASTVTISASGSTILITVVHGSLIHYYAARSGENNIYMWTYKAADSVTMQRYIVRLKPGLLTFTGGDAWDSAATTTIEAGDVFRATDGTTHSKHYSGLRVMDYDYIGAKNAAGTVGIWMVRSNHEKASGGPFFRSLLRSGSTGSPDLYEIVWYNMAQTEAQRYGLHGPYILSFTDGGAPSSALYARNLTTSWADGLGIRSHVPASGRGRVAGVGINGRDAAYTYTVGFANTDAQYWAVVNAGTGYFSCPGMLPGTYTMTVYKDELAVQTGSVTVTAGGTTTLNTITITGDPSTAPAVWRIGDWTGSPKGFKNADLMTYAHPSDPRAAAWTGNFIVGTSAVSAFPCYQWVAVNNDLLVYFKLTAAQAAAAHTLRIGLSASYAGGRHRVSVNGWTSAIPAAPGNSGTRSLTVGAYRSYTSTLTYAVPASAFQTDTAQWNVLKLSVVSGSSGDGYLSPGLAFDCIDLLA, encoded by the coding sequence ATGACATCCCCCCAACCGCAACCGCGGCTCAACCGGCGCAGTCTCATCAAGGCCACCGGCGTCGGCGGCCTGGTCATCGGCGCGGGCGCGCTCGCCACCGTGGCGTTGCCCGCCAGCGCGGCCGCCTTCGGCTGGAGCGACGACGGCTCGAACTACGTCGTCGACACCGGCGCCGACCTGGTCTTCAAGGTCAGCAAGAGCAACGGCGACCTGAACTCCTTCGTCCACCGCGGCGTCGAATACCAGGGCTACGGCAAGAACTCGCACGTGGAGAGCGGCCTCGGCGCCTCCACGGTGACCATCTCCGCGAGCGGGTCGACCATCCTGATCACGGTGGTGCACGGCTCGCTGATCCACTACTACGCGGCCCGGTCCGGCGAGAACAACATCTACATGTGGACGTACAAGGCCGCCGACTCGGTGACCATGCAGCGCTACATCGTGCGGCTCAAGCCCGGCCTTCTCACGTTCACCGGCGGCGACGCCTGGGACTCGGCGGCGACCACCACGATCGAGGCCGGGGACGTCTTCCGGGCCACCGACGGCACCACCCACTCGAAGCACTACTCGGGGCTGCGGGTGATGGACTACGACTACATCGGTGCGAAGAACGCGGCCGGCACGGTCGGCATCTGGATGGTGCGCAGCAACCACGAGAAGGCGTCCGGCGGGCCGTTCTTCCGGTCCCTGCTGCGCAGCGGCAGCACCGGATCCCCCGACCTGTACGAGATCGTCTGGTACAACATGGCCCAGACCGAGGCCCAGCGGTACGGCCTGCACGGCCCGTACATCCTCTCCTTCACCGACGGCGGCGCACCGTCGAGCGCGCTCTACGCCCGCAACCTCACCACCTCGTGGGCGGACGGGCTGGGCATCCGGAGCCACGTCCCCGCGTCCGGCCGCGGCCGGGTCGCCGGGGTGGGCATCAACGGCCGGGACGCCGCGTACACGTACACCGTGGGCTTCGCCAACACGGACGCCCAGTACTGGGCCGTGGTGAACGCGGGCACCGGCTACTTCTCCTGCCCCGGGATGCTGCCCGGCACCTACACGATGACGGTCTACAAGGACGAGCTGGCCGTGCAGACCGGCTCGGTCACGGTGACCGCGGGCGGCACCACCACGCTGAACACGATCACCATCACCGGGGACCCGAGCACCGCGCCCGCCGTCTGGCGGATCGGCGACTGGACGGGATCGCCGAAGGGCTTCAAGAACGCCGACCTCATGACGTACGCCCACCCGTCCGACCCGCGGGCCGCCGCCTGGACCGGGAACTTCATCGTCGGCACCTCGGCGGTCAGCGCGTTCCCGTGCTACCAGTGGGTCGCGGTCAACAACGACCTGCTGGTGTATTTCAAGCTCACCGCCGCGCAGGCCGCCGCCGCGCACACCCTGCGGATCGGCCTCTCCGCCAGCTACGCCGGTGGCCGCCACCGGGTCTCGGTGAACGGCTGGACCTCGGCGATCCCGGCCGCGCCCGGCAACTCCGGCACCCGCAGCCTGACCGTGGGCGCCTACCGTTCGTACACGTCGACGCTGACCTACGCGGTCCCGGCGTCGGCGTTCCAGACCGACACCGCCCAGTGGAACGTCCTCAAGCTCAGCGTGGTCAGCGGCTCCTCCGGCGACGGCTACCTGAGCCCGGGTCTCGCCTTCGACTGCATCGACCTGCTCGCCTGA
- a CDS encoding energy-coupling factor ABC transporter ATP-binding protein produces the protein MTAALQITGLTFAYPDGREALRGIDLTLAPGERVALLGPNGAGKTTLVLHLNGILHGGAGRVEISGLPVTPGDRKAITEIRRRVGVVFQDPDDQLFMPTVAEDVAFGPANLGVRGDELDQRVTEALEAVGMLEHRAQIPHHLSFGQRRRVAVATVLAMRPEILVLDEPSSNLDPASRRELAEILDSLPVTILMVTHDLPYALELCPRAVILDGGRIVADAPTGELLADRDLMAAHRLELPFGFDPATIRR, from the coding sequence ATGACCGCGGCGCTCCAGATCACCGGCCTCACCTTCGCCTACCCCGACGGGCGGGAGGCGCTGCGCGGGATCGACCTGACCCTGGCCCCGGGCGAGCGGGTGGCGCTGCTCGGGCCGAACGGCGCCGGCAAGACCACGCTGGTGCTGCATCTCAACGGCATCCTGCACGGCGGCGCGGGCCGGGTGGAGATCTCCGGGCTGCCGGTCACGCCCGGCGATCGCAAGGCGATCACCGAGATCCGCCGCCGGGTCGGCGTCGTCTTCCAGGACCCCGACGACCAGCTCTTCATGCCGACGGTCGCGGAGGACGTGGCTTTCGGCCCGGCAAATCTGGGGGTACGGGGAGACGAGCTCGACCAGCGTGTCACCGAGGCGCTGGAGGCGGTCGGGATGCTGGAGCACCGTGCCCAGATCCCGCATCACCTGTCGTTCGGGCAGCGCCGCCGGGTCGCGGTGGCGACCGTGCTGGCGATGCGGCCGGAGATCCTGGTGCTCGACGAGCCGTCGTCGAACCTCGATCCGGCCAGCCGCCGGGAGCTGGCCGAGATCCTGGACTCACTGCCGGTGACGATCCTGATGGTCACCCACGACCTGCCCTACGCGCTGGAGCTCTGCCCGCGCGCGGTGATCCTGGACGGCGGCCGGATCGTCGCGGACGCGCCCACCGGGGAGCTGCTCGCCGACCGCGACCTGATGGCCGCGCACCGGCTGGAGCTCCCGTTCGGTTTCGACCCCGCGACGATCCGGCGCTGA